A window from Mycolicibacterium tokaiense encodes these proteins:
- a CDS encoding dienelactone hydrolase family protein encodes MPIATDTVTTADGTCRVTVATPDGDGPWPGVVMYPDAGGRRPTFDQMAAELAGHGYVVVVPDVYYRSGDWAPFDMGTVFGDPDERKRLFAMIGSVTPEAMATDASALFDYLAARPDVRGERFGTTGYCMGGRTSITVAGRVPDRVAAAMSFHGGGLVTDDADSPHRWADRIQARVYVAGAAEDQSFTADDAETLDKALTAAGVEHTVVVYDAGHGFAVPDNAPYDEAAAQRHWDAMREVFAAALP; translated from the coding sequence ATGCCGATCGCGACCGACACCGTGACCACCGCCGACGGGACGTGCCGCGTCACCGTCGCCACCCCGGACGGCGACGGGCCGTGGCCGGGTGTGGTGATGTATCCCGACGCCGGCGGACGCCGCCCCACCTTCGACCAGATGGCCGCCGAACTGGCCGGCCACGGCTATGTGGTGGTGGTGCCGGACGTGTACTACCGCAGCGGCGACTGGGCGCCGTTCGACATGGGCACGGTGTTCGGTGACCCCGACGAACGCAAGCGGCTGTTCGCGATGATCGGCTCGGTCACCCCCGAGGCCATGGCCACCGACGCCAGCGCCCTGTTCGACTATCTGGCCGCGCGCCCCGACGTCCGGGGTGAGCGGTTCGGCACCACCGGTTACTGCATGGGTGGGCGGACGTCCATCACCGTCGCCGGCCGTGTCCCGGACCGGGTGGCGGCGGCCATGTCCTTCCACGGCGGCGGGCTGGTCACCGACGACGCCGACAGCCCGCACCGGTGGGCCGACCGGATCCAGGCCCGCGTCTACGTGGCCGGCGCCGCCGAAGATCAGTCGTTCACCGCAGACGACGCCGAGACGCTGGACAAGGCGCTCACCGCGGCGGGCGTCGAGCACACCGTCGTCGTCTACGACGCCGGGCACGGCTTCGCGGTGCCCGACAATGCTCCGTATGACGAGGCCGCAGCGCAGCGGCACTGGGACGCGATGCGTGAGGTCTTCGCCGCGGCGCTGCCGTGA
- a CDS encoding flavodoxin family protein, whose product MTTLLVVHHTPSPSTREVLEAVLDGARDPEITGVDIVVRPALAATLPDALAADGYLFGTPANFGYMSGALKHFFDTVYYPILDHVAGRPYGLWVHGNDDTAGAAAAVQRLATGLALRPAAEVLHVTGDVDADMRSRARELGGTLAATLMN is encoded by the coding sequence GTGACCACGCTGCTGGTGGTCCACCACACTCCGTCACCGTCCACCCGTGAGGTGCTCGAAGCGGTGCTCGACGGCGCCAGGGACCCCGAGATTACCGGCGTCGACATCGTGGTCCGGCCTGCGCTGGCCGCCACGCTGCCCGACGCGCTGGCCGCCGACGGCTACCTGTTCGGCACCCCGGCCAACTTCGGCTACATGTCGGGCGCGCTGAAGCACTTCTTCGACACTGTCTACTACCCGATCCTGGATCACGTGGCCGGGCGGCCCTACGGTCTGTGGGTGCACGGCAACGACGACACCGCCGGCGCCGCGGCGGCCGTGCAGCGGCTGGCCACCGGGCTGGCGCTGCGCCCGGCGGCAGAGGTCCTGCACGTCACCGGCGATGTTGATGCCGACATGCGGTCACGCGCCCGCGAACTGGGCGGTACCCTCGCCGCGACACTGATGAACTAG
- a CDS encoding winged helix-turn-helix domain-containing protein produces the protein MTLTRAQARRVAVAAQGFTESAPRGAVNRAHLRRLISRIQVLQLDSVSVAVRAHYAPIFSRLGPYDRDVLDRAAWSHSAKAPRLLVEYWAHEAALMAVEDWPLLRWRMRQYRHGRWGTEIVAKNPQLVDDVVAAVTELGPATAGQIEAYLESEPRGRKGPWWDRSDTKWVAEALFASGVLTTATRVGFARHYDLTERVLPPQVLAREVDDAQAVRELTLRAAGALGLATEADIRDYFRLTAGQVKPALAQLVSEGELDQVQVEGWPAPAYLRAGQTVPRADRGTALLCPFDPLIFFRPRVERLWGFHYRIEIYTPAPKRQFGYYVWPFLLDGQLVGRVDLKADRTADVLQVVGAFTEDGQDRARVARALAAELSTMAQWLGLGGVAVGRRGDLVPSLRPLF, from the coding sequence GTGACGCTCACCCGGGCGCAGGCGCGCCGGGTTGCCGTCGCCGCACAGGGATTCACCGAATCCGCGCCCCGCGGCGCGGTGAACCGGGCTCACCTGCGCCGGCTCATCTCCCGCATCCAGGTGCTGCAGCTGGATTCGGTGTCGGTGGCGGTGCGCGCCCACTACGCGCCCATCTTCAGCCGGCTGGGCCCCTATGACCGCGACGTGCTGGACCGCGCCGCCTGGAGCCACAGCGCCAAGGCGCCGCGCCTGCTGGTCGAATACTGGGCGCACGAAGCGGCCCTGATGGCCGTGGAGGACTGGCCGCTGCTGCGCTGGCGGATGCGGCAGTACCGGCACGGGCGGTGGGGAACCGAGATCGTCGCCAAGAACCCACAGCTCGTCGACGACGTGGTGGCCGCGGTCACCGAGCTGGGGCCCGCCACGGCCGGCCAGATCGAGGCGTACCTGGAGTCCGAACCCCGGGGTCGGAAAGGTCCGTGGTGGGACCGCAGCGACACCAAGTGGGTGGCCGAGGCGCTGTTCGCCTCCGGCGTGCTGACCACGGCGACGCGGGTGGGCTTCGCCCGGCACTACGACCTGACCGAGCGGGTACTGCCCCCGCAGGTGCTCGCCCGTGAGGTCGACGACGCCCAGGCCGTGCGCGAGTTGACCCTGCGGGCCGCCGGTGCCCTGGGGCTGGCCACCGAAGCCGACATCCGGGACTACTTCCGACTGACCGCCGGGCAGGTGAAACCAGCGCTGGCGCAACTGGTTTCCGAGGGTGAGCTGGACCAGGTGCAGGTCGAGGGCTGGCCGGCGCCGGCGTATCTGCGGGCGGGGCAGACCGTGCCCCGCGCCGACCGGGGTACCGCGCTGCTGTGCCCGTTCGACCCGCTGATCTTTTTCCGGCCCCGGGTGGAACGACTGTGGGGATTCCACTACCGCATCGAGATCTACACCCCGGCACCCAAGCGCCAGTTCGGCTATTACGTGTGGCCGTTTCTGCTGGACGGCCAGCTGGTGGGCCGGGTCGACCTGAAGGCCGACCGGACGGCCGACGTCCTGCAGGTGGTGGGCGCGTTCACCGAAGACGGGCAGGACCGGGCGCGGGTGGCGCGTGCCCTGGCGGCCGAACTGTCCACCATGGCGCAGTGGCTGGGGCTGGGCGGTGTCGCGGTGGGCCGGCGGGGGGATCTGGTGCCTTCACTGCGGCCGTTGTTCTGA
- a CDS encoding dihydrofolate reductase, which produces MTLNLIWAQSSSGVIGRDNGIPWHVPEDMARFKELTMGHTVIMGRLTWESLPEKFRPLPGRKNVVLTRQTDFMADGADVITSLDEVDFSDAWVIGGSQVYGLALPHATRCEVTEVDIDLRREDDDALAPMLDESWTGTEGNWQDSSSGLRYRFYSYTRS; this is translated from the coding sequence ATGACACTGAACCTGATCTGGGCGCAGTCGTCGTCCGGGGTGATCGGGCGCGACAACGGCATCCCCTGGCACGTTCCCGAGGACATGGCGCGGTTCAAGGAACTCACCATGGGTCATACGGTGATCATGGGCCGGTTGACGTGGGAATCCCTGCCCGAGAAGTTCCGGCCGCTGCCGGGCCGCAAGAATGTCGTACTCACCCGGCAAACTGACTTCATGGCTGACGGAGCAGATGTGATCACCTCGCTCGACGAGGTGGATTTCAGCGATGCGTGGGTGATCGGCGGTTCACAGGTCTACGGCCTGGCACTGCCCCACGCCACCCGCTGTGAGGTCACCGAGGTCGACATCGACCTGCGCCGCGAGGACGACGACGCGCTGGCTCCGATGCTCGACGAATCGTGGACCGGCACCGAAGGGAACTGGCAGGACAGCTCGTCGGGGCTGCGCTACCGGTTCTACAGCTACACCCGGTCGTGA
- a CDS encoding thymidylate synthase has translation MPIATPYEDLLRHVLAHGTPKSDRTGTGTRSVFGHQLRYDLGAGFPLITTKKVHLKSIVYELLWFLRGDSNVRWLQERGVSIWDEWASETGELGPVYGVQWRSWPTPSGEHIDQISAALQLLRTDPDSRRNIVSAWNVGEIPQMALPPCHAFFQFYVAEGKLSCQLYQRSADLFLGVPFNIASYALLTHMMAAQAGLGVGEFVWTGGDCHIYDNHVEQVRTQLGREPRPYPELVLAQRDSIFDYTYEDIEIKNYDPHPGIKAPVAV, from the coding sequence GTGCCGATTGCCACTCCCTATGAGGATCTGCTGCGCCACGTGCTCGCCCACGGCACCCCCAAGTCGGACCGCACCGGGACGGGTACCCGCAGCGTGTTCGGCCACCAGTTGCGCTATGACCTGGGTGCCGGCTTCCCGTTGATCACCACCAAGAAGGTGCACCTGAAGTCCATCGTCTACGAATTGCTGTGGTTCCTGCGCGGCGACTCCAACGTGCGCTGGCTGCAGGAGCGCGGGGTTTCCATCTGGGACGAATGGGCTTCCGAGACAGGCGAACTGGGTCCGGTCTACGGCGTCCAGTGGCGGTCGTGGCCCACGCCGTCGGGGGAGCACATCGACCAGATCAGCGCGGCGCTGCAGTTGCTGCGCACAGATCCGGACTCCCGTCGCAACATCGTTTCGGCATGGAACGTCGGCGAGATTCCGCAGATGGCGCTGCCGCCGTGCCACGCGTTCTTCCAGTTCTATGTCGCCGAGGGCAAGCTGAGCTGCCAGCTGTACCAGCGCAGCGCGGACCTGTTCCTCGGGGTGCCGTTCAACATCGCGTCGTATGCGCTGCTGACGCACATGATGGCGGCCCAGGCCGGGTTGGGCGTCGGGGAGTTCGTCTGGACCGGCGGGGACTGCCACATCTATGACAACCACGTCGAGCAGGTGCGCACCCAACTCGGACGCGAGCCCAGGCCGTATCCGGAACTCGTTCTGGCGCAACGCGATTCGATTTTCGACTACACCTACGAGGACATCGAGATCAAGAACTACGATCCACACCCCGGCATCAAGGCGCCGGTCGCCGTATGA
- a CDS encoding Lrp/AsnC family transcriptional regulator → MAEESAGMRDRGPSTSKDVRPGDLDEVDRRILNVLHGDARISNSALAEAVGIAASTCHGRVRRLQELGVIRGFYTDIDPAAVGLSLQAMISVSLQSNARGKIRHFIGQIRRKPQVMDVYFLAGADDFILHVAARDINDLRAFVVENLNADTDVAGTQTSLIFEHLRGAAPL, encoded by the coding sequence ATGGCAGAAGAATCGGCGGGAATGCGCGATCGTGGACCGTCCACGTCGAAGGATGTTCGGCCTGGTGATCTCGACGAGGTGGACCGGCGGATTCTCAACGTCCTGCATGGTGATGCGCGCATCTCCAACAGCGCCCTGGCCGAGGCGGTCGGGATCGCGGCGTCGACCTGCCACGGCCGGGTGCGGCGGTTGCAAGAGCTGGGGGTGATCCGGGGCTTCTACACCGACATCGATCCCGCAGCCGTCGGGCTCTCGCTGCAGGCCATGATCTCGGTGAGCCTGCAGTCCAACGCCCGCGGCAAGATCCGGCACTTCATCGGACAGATCCGGCGCAAGCCTCAGGTGATGGACGTCTACTTCCTGGCCGGCGCCGACGATTTCATCCTGCACGTCGCTGCCCGCGACATCAACGACCTGCGGGCCTTCGTGGTGGAGAACCTCAACGCCGATACCGACGTGGCCGGCACCCAGACCTCGCTGATCTTCGAGCATCTGCGTGGTGCCGCGCCGCTGTGA
- the bla gene encoding class A beta-lactamase: MHRLSRRNVLAGGLTLTAMAALSAPLARAEAAPAAERLAELERRHNAMVGLYAVDLQTGRTLVHRENERFAVCSTFKAYLAARTLQAAARGEFAMTDTVTVRAEDLLPNSPVTETRVGHTITLAELCAAVLQVSDNAGANYLLHQIGGPPAITEFARSIGDQETRLDRWETELNSAVPGDPRDTSTPTALGNGFRALITGDALEPQARTQLMDWMLANTTSSLRPGLPADWTFADKTGSGDYGTTNDIGVAFGPDGRAVLLSVMLRSASDDPDAEGFRPVMPEIATLVLQNL, translated from the coding sequence ATGCATCGACTGTCGCGGAGAAACGTCCTGGCCGGAGGCCTCACCCTGACGGCGATGGCCGCGCTGAGTGCACCTCTGGCGCGCGCCGAGGCGGCCCCGGCAGCCGAGCGGCTGGCCGAACTGGAGCGGCGCCACAACGCGATGGTGGGGCTGTACGCCGTCGACCTGCAGACCGGGCGGACGTTGGTACACCGCGAGAACGAGCGGTTTGCGGTGTGTTCGACGTTCAAGGCCTATCTGGCTGCCCGCACGTTGCAGGCGGCGGCGCGTGGTGAATTCGCGATGACCGACACCGTGACCGTCCGCGCCGAAGACCTGCTGCCGAATTCACCGGTCACCGAGACCCGGGTCGGACACACCATCACGCTGGCCGAGCTGTGCGCGGCCGTGCTGCAGGTCAGCGACAACGCCGGCGCCAACTACCTGTTGCACCAGATCGGCGGTCCGCCGGCCATCACGGAATTCGCCCGCAGCATCGGCGATCAGGAGACCCGGCTCGATCGCTGGGAGACCGAGTTGAACTCCGCGGTGCCCGGGGATCCGCGCGACACCAGCACCCCGACAGCGCTGGGCAACGGTTTCCGGGCGCTGATCACCGGGGATGCCCTCGAGCCGCAGGCCCGCACGCAACTGATGGACTGGATGCTGGCCAACACCACGTCGAGCCTGCGCCCGGGGCTACCAGCTGACTGGACGTTCGCCGACAAGACCGGCAGCGGCGATTACGGCACCACCAACGACATCGGCGTGGCCTTCGGTCCCGACGGGCGCGCGGTGCTGCTGTCGGTGATGCTGCGCTCGGCCTCCGACGACCCCGACGCCGAGGGCTTCCGTCCGGTCATGCCGGAGATCGCGACCCTGGTGCTACAGAACCTCTGA
- the dapB gene encoding 4-hydroxy-tetrahydrodipicolinate reductase, whose protein sequence is MRVAVLGAQGKVGATMVAAVQEADDLELSAGVDAGDPLSTLTDSGTEVVIDFTHPSVVMDNLKFLIDNGIHAVVGTTGFTDERIDQVRSWLSERPGSAVLIAPNFAIGAVLSMHFAKQAARFFESVEVIELHHPHKADAPSGTAARTAALIAQARQGLPPSPDATSTGLDGARGADVDGVRVHSVRLAGLIAHQEVLFGTMGETLTIRHDSLDRTSFVPGVLLAVRAIASRPGLTVGIEPLMDL, encoded by the coding sequence ATGCGAGTCGCAGTGCTGGGAGCACAGGGCAAGGTCGGGGCCACCATGGTGGCGGCGGTGCAGGAGGCCGACGATCTGGAACTGTCGGCCGGCGTCGACGCCGGGGATCCGCTGTCCACCCTGACCGACAGCGGCACCGAGGTGGTCATCGACTTCACCCATCCGAGCGTGGTGATGGACAACCTGAAGTTCCTGATCGACAACGGGATCCACGCCGTCGTCGGCACCACCGGCTTCACCGACGAGCGCATCGACCAGGTACGCAGCTGGCTGTCCGAGCGGCCCGGCAGCGCCGTGCTGATCGCCCCCAACTTCGCCATCGGCGCCGTATTGTCCATGCACTTCGCCAAGCAGGCCGCCCGCTTCTTCGAGTCCGTCGAGGTCATCGAACTGCACCACCCCCACAAGGCCGATGCCCCATCGGGCACCGCCGCGCGCACCGCCGCCCTGATCGCGCAAGCGCGTCAGGGCCTGCCGCCGAGTCCCGACGCCACCAGCACCGGCCTCGACGGCGCCCGGGGTGCCGACGTCGACGGCGTACGGGTGCACTCGGTGCGCCTGGCCGGGCTGATCGCCCACCAGGAAGTCCTGTTCGGCACCATGGGGGAGACGCTGACCATCCGGCACGACAGCCTGGATCGCACCTCGTTCGTGCCCGGTGTGCTGCTGGCGGTGCGCGCCATCGCGTCCCGGCCCGGGCTCACCGTCGGCATCGAACCCCTGATGGACCTCTGA
- a CDS encoding DUF4334 domain-containing protein — MMLSDVLPSAPTTTAEALAVFDAAPPVAPEFMIGTWHGAELPTGHPLDGFLAASGWWGKQFLDSETVHPLLFPTADGAGLWALNPVLAFGGLGVAAKLPGVKSRSFKKPISTMRSVLQTRAPKARLRTTRYRGTDTATMIYDQLPISDVFRQLSEDAVIGAMDLRGSSRPYFFVLRRDDSRRLV; from the coding sequence ATGATGCTGAGTGACGTCCTCCCGAGCGCACCCACCACCACTGCCGAGGCGCTGGCCGTCTTCGACGCCGCCCCGCCGGTGGCTCCGGAGTTCATGATCGGCACCTGGCACGGCGCCGAACTGCCCACCGGCCACCCCCTCGACGGGTTCCTGGCCGCCAGCGGCTGGTGGGGCAAGCAGTTCCTCGACTCCGAGACCGTGCACCCGCTGCTGTTCCCCACCGCGGACGGCGCCGGGCTGTGGGCACTCAATCCGGTGCTGGCGTTCGGCGGCCTCGGGGTGGCCGCGAAGCTACCCGGGGTCAAGAGCCGGTCGTTCAAGAAACCGATCTCCACCATGCGGTCGGTGTTGCAGACCCGCGCCCCGAAGGCCCGGCTGCGCACCACCCGCTACCGCGGTACCGACACCGCCACGATGATCTACGACCAGCTGCCCATCAGCGACGTGTTCCGGCAGCTGTCCGAGGACGCCGTGATCGGCGCGATGGACCTGCGCGGCTCGTCGCGTCCGTATTTCTTCGTACTGCGCCGCGACGACTCGCGCAGACTTGTCTAG
- a CDS encoding TetR/AcrR family transcriptional regulator, with amino-acid sequence MARSTYHHGDLRAALIDAGLEMVAANGIAALSVADAAKRAGVSAAAPYRHFPNRKAFLAAVTTAAAQEFGAEVQAAVDKVAGDDPLDLMEATAQAYVRFVIRRRIGWDVIFGNDLRDLPDADLAVTRSLSDAFLAPALEVTAGDVPAALRLVEHEIAACHGYASLYLAGMFDPKYPEVDRAATQAGLITRALAEAARFR; translated from the coding sequence ATGGCACGCTCCACCTACCACCACGGCGATCTGCGTGCCGCGCTGATCGACGCCGGGCTGGAGATGGTGGCGGCCAACGGGATCGCAGCGCTGTCGGTGGCCGACGCCGCCAAGCGCGCCGGTGTCAGCGCGGCGGCACCGTACCGGCACTTTCCGAATCGCAAGGCGTTCCTGGCCGCCGTCACCACCGCCGCGGCGCAGGAATTCGGCGCTGAGGTGCAGGCGGCCGTCGACAAGGTGGCCGGCGATGATCCGCTGGACCTGATGGAGGCCACCGCGCAGGCCTATGTGCGGTTTGTGATCCGGCGACGCATCGGCTGGGACGTGATCTTCGGCAACGACTTACGCGACCTGCCCGACGCGGACCTGGCCGTCACCCGTTCACTCAGCGACGCCTTCCTGGCGCCGGCACTGGAGGTCACCGCCGGCGACGTCCCCGCGGCGCTGCGGCTGGTGGAACACGAGATCGCCGCGTGTCACGGGTATGCCAGCCTGTACCTGGCCGGGATGTTCGACCCGAAGTACCCCGAAGTCGACAGGGCTGCCACCCAGGCCGGCCTCATCACCCGTGCCCTGGCCGAGGCGGCCCGTTTTCGCTGA
- a CDS encoding HpcH/HpaI aldolase/citrate lyase family protein, translating into MGAVYDQVDPTHSDDQPAGSRIDPLLARSWLLVNGAQQDRFAAAARSRADIVVLDIEDAVAPKDKALARDNVARWLADGNSDWVRVNGFGTQWWADDLELLSGTSVGGVMLAMVESVDHVVETAKRLPGVPIVALVETARGLERITEIAAAKGTFRLAFGIGDFRRDTGFGDNPATLAYARSRFTIAAKAAHLPSAIDGPTIGTSALRLIEATAVSTEFGMTGKICLTPDQCATVNEGLSPSKDEISWAKEFFAEFERDGGEIRNGSDLPRIARANKILDLARAYGIEESPFDDSETHAPAPSDTYHY; encoded by the coding sequence ATAGGCGCCGTGTATGACCAGGTGGACCCGACCCATTCCGACGACCAGCCCGCCGGTTCACGGATAGACCCGCTGCTGGCCCGCAGCTGGCTGCTGGTCAACGGGGCCCAGCAGGACCGTTTCGCCGCCGCGGCGCGCTCCCGCGCCGACATCGTGGTGCTGGACATCGAAGATGCCGTGGCGCCCAAGGACAAGGCGCTGGCCCGGGACAACGTGGCCCGTTGGCTGGCCGACGGCAACAGCGACTGGGTGCGCGTCAACGGCTTCGGCACCCAGTGGTGGGCCGACGACCTCGAACTGCTGTCCGGGACGTCCGTCGGCGGGGTGATGCTGGCCATGGTGGAGTCGGTGGACCATGTGGTGGAGACTGCCAAGCGGTTACCCGGTGTCCCCATCGTCGCGCTGGTGGAGACCGCGCGCGGGCTGGAGCGGATCACCGAGATCGCCGCGGCCAAGGGAACCTTCCGGCTGGCCTTCGGCATCGGTGACTTCCGCCGCGACACCGGTTTCGGGGACAACCCGGCGACGCTGGCCTACGCCAGGTCGCGGTTCACCATCGCAGCCAAGGCCGCCCACCTGCCCAGTGCCATCGACGGGCCCACCATCGGTACCAGCGCGCTCAGGCTCATCGAGGCCACGGCGGTGTCCACGGAGTTCGGGATGACCGGAAAGATCTGCCTGACGCCGGATCAGTGCGCCACGGTCAACGAGGGGCTGTCCCCGTCGAAGGACGAGATCAGTTGGGCCAAGGAGTTTTTCGCCGAATTCGAACGCGACGGCGGCGAGATCCGCAACGGGTCGGACCTGCCCCGGATCGCCAGGGCCAACAAGATCCTGGATCTGGCCCGGGCCTACGGCATCGAGGAGTCACCGTTCGACGACTCCGAAACCCACGCCCCGGCGCCCTCGGACACCTACCACTACTGA
- a CDS encoding SDR family oxidoreductase — translation MTTWFITGSSQGLGAAIARHALEQGDQVAATARDPQKVTDALGSDDGLLPLPLDVTEPAQIERAVRAAVERFGRIDVVVNNAGRALLGVLEEMGDKQIRDQFDLNVFATIDVIRAVLPTLRAQRSGTIVNVSSAGGVVGFPASSMYNATKFAVEGLTAGLRHDLAPLGISVLAIEPGAFRTDFLESDTVWTPEDDGAIADYDGSPARETLAGIGPMNQTQEGDPAKLAALVFDVVTAGDPPTRLPIGPDAVAATEGRVASDAADLAPWRERSLDTSF, via the coding sequence ATGACCACGTGGTTCATCACCGGATCATCACAAGGACTGGGTGCCGCGATCGCCCGGCACGCTCTGGAGCAGGGAGACCAGGTCGCAGCCACCGCCCGTGACCCGCAGAAGGTCACCGATGCACTGGGCAGCGACGATGGTCTGCTCCCCCTGCCCCTCGACGTCACCGAGCCCGCGCAGATCGAGCGGGCGGTGAGGGCCGCGGTCGAGCGCTTCGGCCGGATCGACGTGGTGGTCAACAACGCCGGCCGCGCCCTGCTGGGCGTGCTGGAAGAGATGGGAGACAAGCAGATTCGTGATCAGTTCGATCTCAACGTCTTCGCCACCATCGACGTCATCCGCGCCGTCCTGCCGACCCTGCGCGCCCAGCGATCCGGAACCATCGTCAACGTCAGCTCCGCAGGCGGGGTGGTCGGCTTCCCGGCGTCGTCGATGTACAACGCCACCAAGTTCGCCGTCGAAGGGTTGACTGCCGGGCTGCGCCACGATCTGGCCCCGTTGGGCATCTCGGTACTGGCCATCGAACCGGGCGCGTTCCGCACCGACTTCCTGGAATCCGACACGGTGTGGACGCCCGAGGATGACGGTGCGATCGCCGACTACGACGGCAGCCCGGCGCGCGAGACCCTGGCCGGGATCGGGCCGATGAACCAGACCCAGGAAGGTGACCCCGCCAAGCTGGCAGCGCTGGTCTTCGACGTGGTGACCGCGGGCGATCCGCCGACCCGGCTGCCGATCGGCCCGGACGCCGTTGCTGCGACCGAGGGCCGGGTGGCCTCCGATGCCGCCGACCTGGCCCCCTGGCGCGAGCGGTCGCTGGATACCAGCTTCTGA
- a CDS encoding nucleoside deaminase, producing the protein MPDQTSSAMVARLLDVIENEIVPLTERGVAAGNKVFGAALLRKSDLSLVIAGTNDETDNPLWHGEINTLRQFYERPERPSTRELIFLTTHEPCTLCMSAITWAGFDNFYYFYSHEDSRDAFAIPHDLVILKELFGLEPGGYRRRNEFWTAYAIDDLIAAVDQPELSAQRDRIRRQYDAMSDQYQKSKGDNNIPLN; encoded by the coding sequence ATGCCCGACCAGACATCCAGCGCGATGGTGGCGCGACTGCTCGACGTCATCGAGAACGAGATCGTGCCCCTGACCGAACGCGGCGTCGCTGCCGGAAACAAAGTTTTCGGCGCGGCGCTGCTGCGCAAATCGGACCTGTCCCTGGTCATCGCAGGCACCAACGACGAGACCGACAATCCCCTGTGGCACGGCGAGATCAATACCCTGCGCCAGTTCTACGAGCGGCCCGAGCGTCCGTCGACCAGGGAGCTGATCTTTCTGACCACTCACGAGCCCTGCACCCTGTGCATGTCGGCGATCACCTGGGCGGGATTCGACAACTTCTACTACTTCTACAGCCACGAGGACTCCCGCGACGCGTTCGCCATCCCACACGACCTGGTGATCCTCAAGGAGCTGTTCGGTCTCGAACCCGGTGGTTATCGCCGGCGCAATGAGTTCTGGACGGCCTATGCGATCGATGACCTCATCGCGGCCGTGGACCAGCCGGAGCTCTCAGCACAGCGTGACCGTATCCGCAGGCAATACGACGCGATGTCGGACCAGTATCAGAAGAGCAAGGGCGACAACAACATTCCGCTGAACTGA
- the ald gene encoding alanine dehydrogenase yields the protein MRVGIPTEIKNNEFRVAITPAGVAELVRRGHDVAVQAGAGEGSAIADTDFKAAGAEIVTGAEQVWAESDLLLKVKEPIEAEYARMRKGQTLFTYLHLAASKPCTDALLASGTTSIAYETVQTADGALPLLAPMSEVAGRLSAQVGAYHLMRTQGGRGVLMGGVPGVAAANVVVIGGGMAGVNAARVAKGMGAAVTVFDLNINTLRKIDAEFGGTIATRYSSALDLEAAVTAADLVIGAVLVPGAKAPKLITNSTVAQMKSGAVLVDIAIDQGGCFEDSRPTTHDDPTFTVHDTVFYCVANMPGSVPRTSTFALTNSTMPYVLKLADKGWQEACRTDAALAKGLSTHEGALLSEQVATDLELPFTDPASVL from the coding sequence ATGCGCGTCGGCATCCCGACCGAGATCAAGAACAACGAGTTCCGCGTCGCCATCACCCCCGCGGGTGTGGCCGAACTCGTCCGCCGCGGCCACGATGTCGCCGTCCAGGCCGGCGCCGGCGAGGGATCCGCCATCGCCGACACCGATTTCAAGGCCGCGGGCGCCGAGATCGTGACCGGCGCCGAGCAGGTGTGGGCCGAGTCCGACCTCCTGCTGAAGGTGAAAGAACCGATCGAGGCCGAGTACGCCCGGATGCGCAAGGGCCAGACCCTGTTCACGTATCTGCACCTGGCCGCGTCCAAGCCGTGCACCGACGCCCTGCTGGCCTCGGGCACCACCTCCATCGCCTACGAGACCGTGCAGACCGCCGACGGGGCCTTGCCCCTGCTGGCGCCGATGAGTGAGGTCGCCGGCCGACTGTCCGCCCAGGTGGGCGCCTACCACCTGATGCGCACCCAGGGTGGACGCGGTGTCCTGATGGGCGGCGTGCCCGGTGTCGCCGCGGCCAACGTCGTGGTGATCGGTGGCGGCATGGCCGGCGTCAACGCCGCGCGGGTGGCCAAGGGCATGGGCGCGGCGGTCACCGTCTTCGACCTGAACATCAACACGCTGCGCAAGATCGACGCCGAATTCGGCGGCACCATCGCCACGCGCTACTCATCAGCGCTCGATCTCGAGGCCGCCGTCACCGCCGCCGACCTGGTGATCGGCGCCGTGCTGGTACCTGGCGCCAAGGCCCCCAAGCTGATCACCAATTCGACAGTGGCACAGATGAAGTCGGGCGCTGTGCTGGTCGACATCGCCATCGACCAGGGCGGCTGCTTCGAGGATTCCCGGCCCACCACGCACGACGACCCGACGTTCACCGTGCACGACACGGTGTTCTACTGCGTGGCCAACATGCCGGGCTCGGTGCCGCGCACCTCCACCTTCGCGCTCACCAACTCGACCATGCCGTACGTGCTCAAGCTCGCCGACAAGGGCTGGCAGGAGGCCTGCAGGACCGACGCCGCACTGGCCAAGGGCCTGTCCACTCACGAAGGTGCGCTGCTGTCGGAACAGGTGGCCACCGATCTGGAGCTGCCGTTCACCGATCCCGCCTCGGTGCTCTAG